One genomic region from Lates calcarifer isolate ASB-BC8 linkage group LG10, TLL_Latcal_v3, whole genome shotgun sequence encodes:
- the LOC108902303 gene encoding ovochymase-2 — translation MCVSVMRTAAALLSFCFWVNAAIHAARTGSKCGLPQVWNPMVQSLRVVGGTEATYGSHPWLVSLRLKSSHFCGGAILTDRWIMTAAHCFASVSKEFLRGVRVAVGEFDRRVDDAEEQVFRVKTVSVHEKYHHALPMSHDIALVELDQHIQLGVHVQPICLPLPDEKIPPQTSCVVGGWGRIKERGRLPLVLREVRLDLVDPAKCKYVLQTVKSSALNQGPDRPQPAMTVLCAGPESGGKDACQGDSGGPLVCPAESGGGHWVALGVTSWGKGCGRSWGNNSSRPPSRRGSPGIFTDVRLLLPWIKRKLREADGQQQGRTSLRLCSVEDGPVTDGEGVIRNPALHGDHYDNNELCVWSISVPPGYSILLEFEHFDLESDSHCRYDRLTVSVGTHKPVGIFCGSDLRSPVLLSHSQSVTLLFSSDISRAGSGFIIRHRAVQGHSDPGCGTIVLVEDQTVVHSPNYPQSYSNDCVLRWVIYAPQGHVVKLDLVDIELEESDRCLYDSLTVLGDVEQTEEIVVLCGGSIPPPVLSYHSVMVLLFTSDSSITHRGFRATLTFISQTDLHRDEDRPGLEAQGGIWRSYQDYLTDTSHGWVNLDVADADMQQSSSRTLSNYSDVDQKTPDPRLHMDTGSDDEDHSGESSGTV, via the exons ATGTGTGTATCAGTGATGAGGAccgctgctgctctgctctctttctgtttttgggtAAACGCTGCCATCCATGCTGCTCGCACAG GTTCAAAGTGTGGACTTCCTCAGGTGTGGAACCCCATGGTTCAGTCCCTGAGGGTGGTTGGAGGGACTGAGGCCACATATGGCTCACACCCATGGCTG GTTTCCCTACGGCTCAAGAGCTCTCATTTTTGTGGAGGGGCCATCCTGACTGACCGCTGGATAATGACTGCTGCACACTGCTTTGCATCAGTCTCAAA AGAGTTTCTCCGTGGTGTGAGAGTGGCAGTGGGAGAGTTTGACCGCAGAGTGGATGATGCAGAGGAGCAAGTCTTTCGTGTCAAGACTGTCTCAGTGCATGAGAAGTACCATCATGCTTTGCCTATGAGCCATGACATAGCTCTGGTAGAGTTGGATCAACACATCCAACTGG GGGTCCATGTCCAGCCAATATGTCTACCTTTGCCAGATGAGAAAATCCCTCCTCAAACCAGCTGTGTTGTTGGTGGATGGGGCAGGATAAAGGAAA GGGGTCGTCTGCCTTTGGTACTGAGAGAGGTCCGGTTGGACTTGGTGGACCCAGCCAAATGTAAATATGTCCTCCAAACTGTCAAAAGTTCAGCTTTGAACCAAGGACCAGATCGGCCTCAGCCAGCCATGACAGTTCTGTGTGCTGGACCAGAGAGTGGAGGGAAAGATGCCTGTCAG GGGGACTCAGGAGGTCCTCTGGTATGTCCGGCAGAGTCAGGCGGAGGTCACTGGGTGGCGTTAGGCGTAACTTCCTGGGGTAAGGGATGTGGTCGAAGCTGGGGAAACAACAGCAGCCGCCCACCTTCCAGGAGAGGATCTCCAGGGATTTTTACTGatgtcagactgctgctgccctGGATCAAGCGTAAACTGAGAGAGG CTGATGGGCAGCAACAGGGAAGGACTTCACTGA gactCTGCAGTGTGGAGGATGGGCCTGTAACTGACGGTGAGGGAGTAATCAGAAACCCTGCTCTGCACGGTGATCACTATGACAACAACGA gttgtgtgtgtggagtatCAGTGTCCCTCCAGGTTATAGTATTCTGTTGGAGTTTGAGCATTTTGATCTGGAGAGTGACTCTCACTGTCGCTACGATCGACTCACTGTATCTGTAGGGACCCACAAGCCTGTTG ggATATTCTGTGGAAGTGACTTACGCAGCCCAGTGCTTCTAAGTCATTCCCAGAGTGTAAcacttctcttctcctctgacaTTAGCAGAGCAGGAAGTGGCTTCATCATTAGGCATCGTGCTGTCCAGGGACACTCTGATCCTG GATGTGGGACAATTGTTCTGGTTGAGGATCAGACTGTCGTCCACAGTCCAAATTATCCACAATCCTACAGTAATGACTGCGTCCTCCGCTGGGTCATCTATGCTCCACAGGGTCATGTTGTGAAG cttgATTTAGTTGATATTGAGCTGGAGGAGTCAGACAGATGCTTGTATGATTCCCTCACTGTCCTGGGAGATGTGGAACAAACAGAGGAGATAG TGGTGCTGTGTGGTGGCAGtattcctcctcctgtcttgtCCTACCACAGTGTTATGGTGCTTCTGTTCACTTCAGacagcagcatcacacacagaggcttCAGAGCTACACTAACATTCATCAGTCAAACAG ATCTCCATCGTGATGAGGACAGACCTGGTCTAGAGGCTCAGGGAGGCATTTGGAGAAGTTACCAGGATTATCTGACAGACACATCACATGGTTGGG tGAACTTGGATGTAGCTGACGCGGATATGCAGCAGTCCAGCAGCCGAACCCTGTCTAACTACAGTGATGTGGATCAGAAGACTCCGGATCCCAGACTGCATATGGACACGGGCTCAGATGATGAAGACCACAGTGGAGAATCCTCAGGCACAGTGTAG
- the LOC108902305 gene encoding NADH-cytochrome b5 reductase 2 isoform X1: MDQTLIIPVVAAFSVVVVTMLYFLLRGSVGEKKLPVTLQDSMVKYSLPLIDKQEISHDTKKFRFGLPSGAHVLGLPVGQHVYLSAKVNGSLVVRAYTPVSSDEDQGYVDLVVKVYYKNCHPSFPEGGKMSQYLDNMAIGDTINFRGPNGLLVYKENGHFSIRPDKKSEPKVRKFKHVGMIAGGTGITPMLQLIHRIAADPTDTTRCSLIFANQTENDILLREELEEARKNHPDKVKLWFTLDKPPQDWSYSSGFVTYDMIKDHLPSPSTDVLIVLCGPPPMIQNACLPNLDKLGHKTENIFSY; the protein is encoded by the exons ATGGACCAGACCTTG ATAATCCCAGTGGTGGCAGCTTTttctgtggtggtggtgacaaTGCTGTACTTCCTCCTGCGAGGCTCTGTGGGAGAGAAGAAGCTACCTGTCACTCTGCAGGACTCTATGGTCAAATACTCACTTCCCCTAATAGACAAACAG GAAATCAGTCATGACACAAAGAAATTTCGGTTTGGCCTTCCATCTGGAGCTCATGTCCTTGGACTACCAGTTG GTCAGCATGTGTACCTGTCAGCCAAAGTGAATGGCAGTCTGGTGGTCAGAGCCTATACTCCAGTCTCTAGTGATGAGGATCAGGGATATGTTGACCTTGTTGTAAAG GTATACTATAAGAATTGTCACCCCTCCTTTCCAGAGGGAGGGAAGATGTCTCAGTACTTGGACAACATGGCTATTGGAGACACCATTAACTTCAGAGGACCTAATGGACTGCTGGTGTATAAAGAAAATG GTCATTTTTCGATCCGACCAGACAAGAAGTCTGAGCCCAAGGTTCGGAAGTTTAAGCATGTTGGAATGATCGCTGGAGGAACAG GTATCACTCCTATGCTGCAGCTAATTCACAGGATCGCAGCAGACCCCACTGACACCACCAGGTGTTCTCTCATATTTGCCAACCAG ACTGAGAATGACATTCTACTgagggaggagctggaggaggcaaGGAAGAATCATCCTGACAAAGTCAAGCTCTGGTTTACACTGGACAAACCTCCACAAG ACTGGAGTTACAGTTCAGGATTTGTGACCTATGACATGATCAAGGATCACCTCCCTTCTCCGTCCACTGATGTCCTTATTGTCCTGTGTGGTCCTCCACCAATGATACAGAATGCCTGTCTGCCTAATCTGGACAAGCTGGGACACAAAAcggaaaacatattttcttactAG
- the LOC108902305 gene encoding NADH-cytochrome b5 reductase 2 isoform X2, with protein MDQTLEISHDTKKFRFGLPSGAHVLGLPVGQHVYLSAKVNGSLVVRAYTPVSSDEDQGYVDLVVKVYYKNCHPSFPEGGKMSQYLDNMAIGDTINFRGPNGLLVYKENGHFSIRPDKKSEPKVRKFKHVGMIAGGTGITPMLQLIHRIAADPTDTTRCSLIFANQTENDILLREELEEARKNHPDKVKLWFTLDKPPQDWSYSSGFVTYDMIKDHLPSPSTDVLIVLCGPPPMIQNACLPNLDKLGHKTENIFSY; from the exons ATGGACCAGACCTTG GAAATCAGTCATGACACAAAGAAATTTCGGTTTGGCCTTCCATCTGGAGCTCATGTCCTTGGACTACCAGTTG GTCAGCATGTGTACCTGTCAGCCAAAGTGAATGGCAGTCTGGTGGTCAGAGCCTATACTCCAGTCTCTAGTGATGAGGATCAGGGATATGTTGACCTTGTTGTAAAG GTATACTATAAGAATTGTCACCCCTCCTTTCCAGAGGGAGGGAAGATGTCTCAGTACTTGGACAACATGGCTATTGGAGACACCATTAACTTCAGAGGACCTAATGGACTGCTGGTGTATAAAGAAAATG GTCATTTTTCGATCCGACCAGACAAGAAGTCTGAGCCCAAGGTTCGGAAGTTTAAGCATGTTGGAATGATCGCTGGAGGAACAG GTATCACTCCTATGCTGCAGCTAATTCACAGGATCGCAGCAGACCCCACTGACACCACCAGGTGTTCTCTCATATTTGCCAACCAG ACTGAGAATGACATTCTACTgagggaggagctggaggaggcaaGGAAGAATCATCCTGACAAAGTCAAGCTCTGGTTTACACTGGACAAACCTCCACAAG ACTGGAGTTACAGTTCAGGATTTGTGACCTATGACATGATCAAGGATCACCTCCCTTCTCCGTCCACTGATGTCCTTATTGTCCTGTGTGGTCCTCCACCAATGATACAGAATGCCTGTCTGCCTAATCTGGACAAGCTGGGACACAAAAcggaaaacatattttcttactAG